In one window of Pirellulales bacterium DNA:
- a CDS encoding ABC transporter permease, producing MTNSPEQPNSVIARLLRRIEPQAIAPMASLAVLILFFALATPAGTFLKPATLVQIFKQGSVLAIVSVGLTYVLLCAEIDLAVGMVALWTACLCGWLYERPFAAGHSGAAEVSAGIVALVIAVPLLTSLLLGLASGMLTVWSRLPSFIISLAMMNIADGMSRWLTKSEKLAVPPILKTIGNRGIELTDRFELPYSALLAAAVFLIGHVVLRHTRFGRYVYMTGGNREAARLAGVRTGRIVIACLAISAVTAGLGGLVNAGRLNSVSLDQNADLLLSAVACVVLGGTSLFGGSGGMGRTVIGVLTFSVLKVGLNQVVWINDLARPLLMGLVLLVALVVNGLLSKEKT from the coding sequence ATGACGAATTCTCCTGAACAACCCAATTCCGTAATTGCCCGGCTGCTCCGTCGGATCGAGCCGCAGGCGATCGCCCCCATGGCAAGCCTGGCGGTGCTCATACTGTTTTTCGCGCTGGCGACACCCGCCGGTACATTTCTCAAGCCAGCGACGCTGGTGCAAATATTCAAACAGGGTTCGGTGCTGGCCATCGTCTCGGTGGGGCTGACGTACGTTCTACTCTGTGCCGAAATCGATTTGGCCGTCGGGATGGTCGCCCTGTGGACGGCTTGCCTGTGTGGTTGGCTGTATGAGCGGCCGTTTGCCGCGGGCCACTCAGGGGCTGCGGAGGTTTCCGCCGGCATCGTGGCGCTCGTGATTGCTGTGCCACTTTTAACGAGCTTGCTGCTGGGGCTCGCCTCGGGCATGCTCACCGTTTGGTCCAGGCTTCCCAGCTTCATCATTTCGCTAGCCATGATGAATATCGCCGACGGCATGTCGCGGTGGCTAACCAAAAGCGAGAAACTGGCGGTGCCGCCGATCTTGAAAACGATCGGCAATCGGGGCATCGAGCTCACCGACCGATTCGAGCTCCCTTATAGCGCCTTGTTGGCCGCGGCGGTTTTTCTGATTGGCCACGTCGTTCTGCGGCATACCCGTTTCGGCCGATACGTTTACATGACCGGTGGCAATCGCGAAGCTGCGCGGCTGGCGGGAGTGCGCACCGGGCGGATCGTCATCGCATGCCTGGCTATCTCGGCTGTGACCGCCGGATTGGGCGGATTGGTTAACGCCGGACGGCTCAACAGCGTCAGTCTGGATCAAAATGCCGACCTGCTGCTGAGCGCCGTGGCCTGCGTTGTGCTGGGTGGAACCAGCCTGTTCGGTGGCTCGGGCGGAATGGGGCGCACCGTGATCGGCGTGCTGACCTTCAGCGTGTTAAAAGTCGGTCTGAATCAAGTCGTCTGGATCAACGACCTAGCGCGACCGCTGCTCATGGGATTGGTCCTACTGGTCGCCCTGGTCGTGAACGGATTGCTCTCGAAGGAAAAAACGTAA